In a single window of the Montipora capricornis isolate CH-2021 chromosome 11, ASM3666992v2, whole genome shotgun sequence genome:
- the LOC138024437 gene encoding contactin-associated protein-like 2: MKLWPLLLFLSSQLMMMYTMENSALYRNPAGDFSVGDFKRNPFHYLWAEKITSAWVEYQFDCTFRCVSEPECFSFNMAAYPDSKGLYLCELLATDKYRETKKFHSNATFHHYSLWSPCESDPCKNGADCVPEHELNSYSCHCKLGFFGTNCEHRENKSCSEIKLLNPNAPSGSYVIDPDGEGGVATFTVDCDMTDKNNIGVTIVSHDSEDRTLVHGCEPQGCYKRDIHYTGTNLLQLGKLTAISAHCEQFIKYECHGSMFLLNGHMYGWWVSRDGDNMTYWGGANSIPLYKCACGVTGNCADSGYGCNCDKNDNTWREDSGLLTNKSHLPVMQLRFGDISPPSERGYHTLGKLRCYGISTK, translated from the exons ATGAAACTCTGGCCATTACTGTTGTTTCTGTCCTCCCAATTAATGATGATGTACACTATGGAAAACAGTGCTCTTTATCGAAATCCAGCAGGCGACTTTTCCGTTGGAGATTTTAAGCGTAATCCCTTCCATTACCTATGGGCAGAGAAAATAACATCGGCCTGGGTGGAATATCAGTTTGATTGCACTTTCCGTTGTGTTTCTGAACCAGAGTGTTTTTCGTTCAACATGGCGGCGTATCCTGACTCGAAAGGTCTTTATCTGTGTGAGTTGTTGGCCACTGACAAGTACAGAGAAACTAAAAAGTTTCACTCTAATGCTACCTTCCATCATTACAGCCTATGG TCGCCTTGTGAAAGCGATCCTTGCAAGAACGGTGCCGACTGTGTTCCTGAACATGAGTTGAATTCCTATAGCTGTCACTGTAAACTGGGATTCTTTGGAACAAACTGTGAACATCGTG AAAATAAAAGCTGTAGCGAGATTAAGTTGTTGAATCCCAATGCTCCAAGTGGTTCTTACGTCATCGATCCTGATGGAGAAGGAGGCGTGGCAACTTTCACTGTTGACTGTGACATGACTGACAAGAATAACATTGGCGTGACAATCGTCAGTCACGACAGTGAAGACAGAACGCTGGTGCACGGATGTGAGCCTCAAGGCTGTTACAAGCGTGACATTCACTACACTGGAACAAATCTCCTTCAGCTGGGAAAACTAACCGCCATCTCTGCCCACTGTGAGCAGTTTATCAAGTACGAGTGTCATGGCTCAATGTTCTTACTCAACGGTCACATGTATGGCTGGTGGGTGTCACGTGATGGAGACAATATGACTTACTGGGGAGGAGCGAACTCCATTCCTTTATACAAGTGCGCATGTGGAGTAACTGGCAATTGTGCAGATTCCGGATATGGATGCAACTGTGACAAGAATGACAATACGTGGCGCGAGGACAGCGGTTTGTTGACAAACAAATCTCATCTTCCCGTCATGCAGCTGAGGTTTGGAGATATCAGCCCCCCTAGCGAGCGTGGGTATCACACCCTGGGAAAACTGAGGTGCTATGGAATATCTACCAAATAA